A single Mangifera indica cultivar Alphonso chromosome 20, CATAS_Mindica_2.1, whole genome shotgun sequence DNA region contains:
- the LOC123204162 gene encoding LOW QUALITY PROTEIN: ankyrin repeat domain-containing protein 17-like (The sequence of the model RefSeq protein was modified relative to this genomic sequence to represent the inferred CDS: deleted 1 base in 1 codon; substituted 2 bases at 2 genomic stop codons) — protein MNEMGRFSAVGGRNREEMAMPSQKPIEASLRGDIDLVAQILTLDPVDVNYIGTVSLRVKCIETLLREDKAVEVEIEFRDLVTDVTRLFAAAHSGHVEVARKLLSAGADVNQELFRGFATTAAAREGHFVLIDMLLKAGASQSACEDALLEACLWGQAKAAELLICSGMIGPNVGQHALVSASCRGYVDVVATLIKNGVNLNCLDRVLLRSFKPSLHANVDWTPLVAAIVNRQVSMVKYLLEAGAKTDCCVRIEAWSWDIFSGEELRLGACLGEPYNDVXCAVEYYESSGQILKLLLGHRISSLESQQQGRNLLCHAILCQNPDAVNVLLNAGTDIEFPIRTKKGHESRPLHLAARVGCVLILKQLILHGCQIDLRTETGDTASMLAAKADQAELIISGADLGLINNNGDSAMQLAKRSAFGSSVANIIRQAIIMEKRVCSTNLEVFSVLHFVTAMGNVELLQILLQQSTEDINKHDKLGMTPIAVAAKAGCPEAFRLLINYGADINVKSRDEQTVASILLHNANASVVSHFEEILLDAVLAHRLTGYSEFRALHFAAQIGNLSAIVQLLAMGFPMNPVNENGYTPLMLAAKEGHADACKLLLQRGADCGSANFRDETALSLAKRSNKSKAGESVIFDFLARSHVLLGEELFKHTREGRGSPHIKVACMLKSGXLTWGKSSWRNAVCKEAMAGPSASFLKNRKKIKTFRVLTETGREIHFEAGSTFSLELWIRSINLIIKEPTPGVSLPNFLLE, from the exons atgaatgaaatgGGGAGGTTCAGTGCTGTCGGTGGAAGGAACAGAGAGGAGATGGCAATGCCATCACAAAAGCCGATTGAGGCTTCGTTGAGAGGAGACATAGATTTAGTTGCCCAGATTTTGACGCTAGACCCAGTGGATGTTAATTATATTGGGACTGTGAGTTTGAGAGTTAAGTGCATTGAAACTCTGCTTAGAGAGGACAAGGCTGTTGAGGTTGAGATTGAGTTTAGAGACTTGGTCACTGATGTCACTCGTCTTTTTGCGGCTGCTCATTCGGGTCATGTGGAGGTTGCCCGAAAACTTCTG TCAGCTGGAGCTGATGTTAACCAGGAGTTATTTCGGGGATTTGCAACTACTGCTGCTGCTCGTGAAGGTCACTTTGTCCTTATTGACATGCTTCTCAAGGCTGGTGCATCTCAGTCAGCTTGTGAGGATGCTCTACTTGAAGCTTGCCTCTGGGGTCAGGCTAAAGCTGCAGAATTGTTGATCTGTTCAGGGATGATAGGACCTAATGTTGGCCAACACGCACTTGTATCTGCAAGCTGCAGAGGATATGTTGATGTtgtggcaaccttaatcaag AATGGAGTAAATCTAAATTGCTTGGACAGGGTTCTCTTGCGTTCATTCAAACCCTCATTGCATGCTAATGTAGACTGGACTCCATTAGTGGCTGCAATTGTGAACAGACAAGTTTCCATGGTTAAATACTTGTTGGAG GCAGGAGCAAAAACTGATTGTTGTGTCAGGATAGAAGCCTGGTCATGGGACATCTTCTCTGGCGAGGAACTGAGGCTTGGTGCATGTTTGGGTGAGCCATACAATGATGTCTGATGTGCAGTTGAATATTATGAATCCAGTGGACAAATTTTAAAACTCTTGCTTGGGCACCGAATTTCATCCCTTGAAAGTCAACAACAAGGCAGAAACCTTCTTTGCCATGCCATTCTCTGCCAGAATCCGGATGCTGTTAATGTGCTCCTTAATGCTGGTACTGATATCGAATTTCCTATAAGGACCAAGAAGGGACATGAATCTCGTCCTCTTCATTTGGCCGCTAGAGTGGGGTGTGTTCTCATTTTGAAACAATTGATATTGCATGGTTGCCAAATTGATTTGAGGACTGAAACTGGGGACACAGCCTCGATGTTGGCTGCGAAAGCAGATCAAGCTGAGCTTATTATTTCTGGTGCTGATTTAGGTCTGATCAACAATAATGGTGACAGTGCTATGCAATTGGCAAAGAGAAGTGCTTTTGGATCCTCTGTAGCCAATATCATCCGGCAGGCTATCATTATGGAAAAGAGAGTTTGTTCCACCAATCTTGAGGTGTTCTCTGTTTTACACTTTGTTACAGCCATGGGCAATGTAGAGCTTCTGCAGATA TTACTGCAACAATCAACAGAGGATATAAATAAGCATGATAAGTTAGGTATGACACCGATTGCAGTTGCTGCAAAAGCTGGCTGTCCTGAGGCTTTCCGGCTCCTCATAAATTATGGGGCTGACATCAATGTCAAGAGCAGGGATGAGCAAACTGTTGCTTCTATCTTGCTGCATAATGCAAATGCTAGTGTCGTATCCCACTTTGAAGAGATACTGCTTGATGCTGTTCTTGCTCATAGGCTGACGGGCTACTCCGAATTTAGAGCACTTCATTTTGCAGCGCAAATCGGAAACTTGTCAGCAATAGTTCAGCTTTTGGCAATGGGATTCCCCATGAATCCTGTGAATGAAAATGGATATACACCTCTCATGCTTGCAGCAAAAGAGGGCCATGCTGATGCCTGCAAGCTTTTATTGCAAAGAGGCGCAGATTGTGGGAGTGCCAACTTCAGAGATGAGACAGCTTTATCCCTTGCTAAGAGAAGTAATAAATCCAAAGCTGGAGAAAGTgtgatatttgattttttagcTCGTTCACATGTGCTGCTGGGTGAGGAGCTCTTCAAACACACTCGTGAGGGAAGAGGGTCACCACATATAAAGGTTGCTTGTATGCTCAAATCAGGCTAGTTGACATGGGGAAAGTCTAGTTGGAGGAATGCAGTGTGTAAGGAGGCCATGGCAGGGCCAAGTGCGAGCTTTTTAAAGAATCGGAAAAAGATTAAAACCTTTAGGGTGTTAACAGAGACAGGAAGGGAGATCCATTTTGAGGCTGGTTCAACTTTTAGTTTAGAACTTTGGATTCGTAGTATTAATCTCATTATAAAGGAGCCAACTCCCGGAGTGTCATTACCAAATTTTTTGTTGGAATAA
- the LOC123204080 gene encoding subtilisin-like protease SBT3.9, whose translation MDTMLNSRIATRKSQFPRILVFFLLQYYVQISLISVDASTNVYIVYMGENKYEDPVTITKSHHKLLSTLLGSKEAAMRSILYSYKHGFSGFAARLTETEAKNIAEFPGVLQVIQNGIFKLHTTRSWEFIGLNFHSSGKLSTESNMGEGTIIGVIDSGVWPESESFSDKGMGPIPSHWKGKCQKGQNFNSSNCNKKLIGARWFIKGVMHMINRSIDTTKDDEFLSPRDAAGHGTHTASTAAGNFVDKASYKGLAAGVARGGAPLAHLAIYKACWDGFGCADADILKAFDKAIHDGVDILSLSLGSNIPLFSYIDQRDSIAVGSFHAASRGITVVCSAGNDGPTSQTIANTAPWIITVGATTIDRAFPTAITLGNHQTVWGQSMDTGKENWGFTGLTYSERVAVDSKDDSSKYCNPGTLNATLASGKIILCFSKSDKVDMVNTSLTVAEAGGVGLILAQFHNDGLPSCDLIPCVKVDYEVGTEILSYIRTARSPLAKLNFPKTVIGKWVSPQVASFSSRGPSSISPAILKPDVAAPGVDILAAFTPFGRKHLNSYALLSGTSMACPHVAAIAALIKSVHKDWSPAAIRSALVTTASQTGTDGMNIFEEGFTRKAADPFDMGGGHVNPNRAMQPGLVYDISTEDYIQFLCSMGHTNASISALTKTKISCSKSSHLELNLNLPSITIPNLRQSVTVTRKVTNVGHINSVYRAVEEAPYGIKMRVEPQVLSFNMTRKVISFKATFSTTEKLLADYRFGSLTWTDGEHFVRSPIAIRTVKHEWYSYE comes from the exons ATGGATACCATGTTGAATAGCAGGATAGCAACAAGAAAAAGCCAGTTCCCCAGAATTCTTGTATTCTTTCTTCTGCAGTACTATGTTCAAATTTCTTTGATATCTGTTGATGCCTCTACTAAT GTGTACATTGTTTATATGGGGGAGAATAAGTATGAAGATCCAGTAACAATTACAAAGTCTCaccataaattattatcaacctTGCTTGGAAG CAAAGAAGCAGCAATGCGTTCGATTCTTTATAGCTATAAGCATGGCTTCTCTGGATTTGCTGCTAGGCTAACAGAAACCGAAGCAAAAAACATTGCAG AGTTTCCTGGTGTTCTCCAAGTAATTCAAAATGGCATTTTCAAGCTCCACACAACCAGAAGCTGGGAATTCATTGGGCTGAATTTTCATTCTTCTGGAAAACTTTCAACTGAGAGCAACATGGGAGAAGGAACTATCATTGGTGTAATTGATTCAG GAGTTTGGCCGGAGTCCGAAAGCTTCAGCGATAAAGGTATGGGTCCAATTCCATCCCATTGGAAGGGAAAATGTCAGAAGGGACAGAATTTTAACTCCTCCAACtgcaacaaaaaattaatcGGGGCTCGCTGGTTCATAAAAGGAGTGATGCATATGATCAACAGATCCATAGACACAACCAAAGATGATGAGTTTTTATCGCCGCGGGATGCAGCAGGCCATGGCACTCATACAGCTTCTACAGCAGCAGGCAATTTTGTTGACAAAGCAAGTTATAAAGGACTAGCAGCAGGTGTAGCCAGAGGAGGAGCACCTCTGGCTCACTTAGCAATTTACAAGGCTTGCTGGGATGGCTTCGGATGCGCCGATGCTGATATACTAAAAGCATTTGATAAAGCTATACATGATGGAGTTGATATTCTATCGCTGTCTCTAGGCAGTAATATACCATTGTTCTCCTACATTGATCAACGTGACTCAATTGCTGTTGGATCCTTCCATGCGGCTTCTAGGGGGATCACTGTCGTTTGTTCAGCAGGAAATGATGGTCCTACTTCTCAAACTATTGCGAATACCGCCCCCTGGATCATCACTGTTGGAGCCACCACGATCGACCGGGCCTTCCCAACAGCTATTACACTTGGAAATCACCAAACTGTCTGG GGTCAATCCATGGATACTGGAAAGGAAAATTGGGGATTCACTGGCCTCACATACTCTGAACGTGTAGCTGTCGACTCTAAAGATGATTCCAGCAAATATTGCAACCCGGGAACTCTTAACGCAACATTAGCATCAGGGAAAATTATACTGTGCTTTTCAAAATCTGATAAGGTGGACATGGTTAATACATCATTAACAGTAGCGGAAGCAGGAGGAGTTGGGCTTATATTAGCACAGTTTCATAACGACGGGCTTCCCTCCTGTGATTTGATTCCCTGTGTTAAAGTAGATTACGAAGTTGGGACAGAAATACTTTCTTACATCAGAACGGCAAG GTCTCCGCTTGCAAAGCTGAATTTTCCCAAGACTGTAATTGGGAAATGGGTATCTCCTCAAGTTGCATCTTTTTCTTCCAGAGGACCCAGTTCAATATCCCCAGCCATATTGAAG CCTGATGTAGCTGCACCAGGTGTGGATATCTTAGCTGCATTTACACCATTCGGCAGAAAGCACTTGAATTCTTATGCACTGCTATCAGGCACTTCAATGGCTTGTCCCCATGTAGCAGCGATAGCAGCTCTCATCAAATCTGTACATAAAGATTGGTCTCCTGCAGCCATAAGATCAGCTCTAGTTACTACTG CTTCCCAAACTGGAACTGATGGAATGAACATATTCGAGGAGGGTTTTACTCGCAAAGCGGCAGATCCATTTGACATGGGAGGAGGGCATGTCAATCCTAACAGGGCAATGCAACCTGGGCTTGTTTATGATATTTCTACAGAAGACTATATTCAGTTCCTTTGCTCCATGGGGCACACAAATGCATCCATTAGTGCTTTAACCAAGACCAAAATCAGTTGCTCTAAAAGCAGCCATCTTGAGCTGAACCTCAACCTCCCATCTATCACCATCCCAAATCTCAGACAGTCAGTGACAGTGACTAGAAAGGTGACAAATGTGGGACACATTAACTCAGTCTATAGAGCTGTAGAGGAAGCTCCATACGGCATAAAAATGAGAGTTGAGCCTCaagttttaagttttaacaTGACCAGGAAAGTTATCTCCTTCAAAGCTACATTCTCCACAACAGAGAAATTGCTTGCAGATTACAGATTTGGCAGCCTCACATGGACTGATGGTGAGCATTTTGTTAGAAGTCCTATAGCTATACGGACTGTCAAACATGAATGGTATTCCTATGAATAA